The following proteins come from a genomic window of Pseudochaenichthys georgianus chromosome 17, fPseGeo1.2, whole genome shotgun sequence:
- the LOC117461938 gene encoding histone H2B 1.2-like isoform X2, with the protein MPADAPPVKAAKKGSKKAVAKTATKTGKKRRKSRKESYAIYVYKVMKQVHPDTGISSKAMGIMNCFVSDIFERIAGEASRLAHYNKRSTITSREIQTAVRLLLPGELAKHAVSEGTKAVTKYTSSK; encoded by the coding sequence ATGCCTGCCGATGCACCCCCCGTCAAAGCTGCCAAGAAGGGCTCCAAGAAAGCCGTCGCTAAGACAGCCACCAAGACCGGCAAGAAGAGGAGAAAGTCTAGGAAGGAGAGCTACGCCATCTACGTCTACAAGGTGATGAAGCAGGTCCACCCCGACACCGGCATCTCCTCCAAGGCCATGGGCATCATGAACTGCTTCGTGAGCGACATCTTTGAGCGCATCGCCGGTGAGGCCTCTCGCCTGGCTCACTACAACAAGCGCTCCACCATCACCTCCAGGGAGATCCAGACCGCTGTCCGCCTGCTGCTGCCCGGAGAGCTGGCTAAACACGCCGTGTCTGAGGGCACCAAGGCCGTGACCAAGTACACCAGCTCCAAGTAA
- the LOC117461938 gene encoding histone H2B-like isoform X1, with amino-acid sequence MPADAPPVKAAKKGSKKAVAKTATKTGKKRRKSRKESYAIYVYKVMKQVHPDTGISSKAMGIMNCFVSDIFERIAGEASRLAHYNKRSTITSREIQTAVRLLLPGELAKHAVSEGTKAVTKYTSSKFYYQVA; translated from the coding sequence ATGCCTGCCGATGCACCCCCCGTCAAAGCTGCCAAGAAGGGCTCCAAGAAAGCCGTCGCTAAGACAGCCACCAAGACCGGCAAGAAGAGGAGAAAGTCTAGGAAGGAGAGCTACGCCATCTACGTCTACAAGGTGATGAAGCAGGTCCACCCCGACACCGGCATCTCCTCCAAGGCCATGGGCATCATGAACTGCTTCGTGAGCGACATCTTTGAGCGCATCGCCGGTGAGGCCTCTCGCCTGGCTCACTACAACAAGCGCTCCACCATCACCTCCAGGGAGATCCAGACCGCTGTCCGCCTGCTGCTGCCCGGAGAGCTGGCTAAACACGCCGTGTCTGAGGGCACCAAGGCCGTGACCAAGTACACCAGCTCCAA